A DNA window from Parus major isolate Abel chromosome 9, Parus_major1.1, whole genome shotgun sequence contains the following coding sequences:
- the LOC107208978 gene encoding claudin-15-like isoform X2: protein MTAALEIVGFLLCLGGLAVIGATLPNNYWKVSSIHGSVITTSTLFENLWKSCAEDSTGISNCRDFDSMLALPAHIQACRALMITSILLGFVAAVFSLLGMKCTNIGLSDEDGKMKFTVTGGFLFILGGLCSMVAISWYAAMVTAQFFNQLYAGTKYELGEALYLGWAGSILYILGGILLTCSCRGKEKQNYSPKKYAYSSAQAAIQPHMYPRSSETVISNKEYV from the exons ATGACTGCTGCGTTGGAAATTGTTGGCTTTCTTTTGTGCTTGGGTGGGTTGGCAGTTATTGGAGCTACTTTGCCAAATAATTACTGGAAAGTCTCCAGTatccatggttctgtgatcaCAACATCTACATTGTTTGAAAACCTGTGGAAGAGCTGTGCAGAAGACAGCACTGGAATATCCAACTGCAGGGATTTTGACTCTATGCTTGCACTGCCTG CTCACATTCAGGCATGCCGTGCCCTGATGATTACTTCCATCCTTTTGGGATTCGTAGCTGCAGTATTCTCACTGCTTGGTATGAAATGCACAAACATTGGGTTGAGTgatgaagatggaaaaatgaaatttactGTCACAGgaggatttctttttattttaggag GTCTCTGCTCCATGGTGGCTATTTCTTGGTATGCTGCAATGGTTACTGCTCAGTTTTTTAATCAACTGTACGCTGGAACCAA GTATGAATTAGGAGAAGCTCTGTACTTAGGCTGGGCTGGATCTATCCTTTACATACTCGGTGGGATCTTACTGACCTGTTcatgcagagggaaggaaaaacagaattacag TCCCAAGAAATATGCATATTCATCAGCCCAGGCAGCTATTCAGCCACACATGTACCCCAGGAGCTCTGAGACCGTCATAAGCAACAAGGAGTATGTCTGA